A genomic region of Hippoglossus hippoglossus isolate fHipHip1 chromosome 8, fHipHip1.pri, whole genome shotgun sequence contains the following coding sequences:
- the LOC117766712 gene encoding sodium- and chloride-dependent betaine transporter-like, producing the protein MSGGIDEIGTVKWELLLCLLACWVACYFCIWKGVRFTGKVVYVTAVFPYVMLVILLVRGLTLPGAWQGVVYYLYPEPSRLADLQVWMEACAQVLFSYGVASGTLITLGSYNKVKNNCYRDRVCGCVC; encoded by the exons ATGTCTGGGGGAATAGACGAGATTGGCACAGTGAAATGggagctgctgttgtgtctcCTGGCCTGCTGGGTGGCCTGCTACTTCTGCATCTGGAAAGGTGTCCGCTTCACAGGAAAG GTGGTGTATGTCACGGCAGTGTTCCCCTATGTAATGTTGGTCATTCTGCTGGTCAGGGGCTTGACACTGCCAGGGGCCTGGCAGGGTGTGGTCTATTACCTTTATCCAGAACCTTCTCGTCTGGCAGACCTTCAG GTGTGGATGGAAGCCTGCGCTCAGGTCCTCTTCTCCTATGGTGTTGCATCAGGGACCTTAATCACTCTGGGCAGCTACAACAAAGTTAAGAACAACTGTTACAG ggacagggtctgtggctgtgtgtgctGA